One genomic region from Anabaena sp. PCC 7108 encodes:
- a CDS encoding DUF3134 domain-containing protein, with protein sequence MLNGPLHEQPRNQRATVIRTSNEFVLLEWLKSTGRLIAREPVESDQLNAVEEISEIIDLDDIPYDHDDDEAEIDLED encoded by the coding sequence ATGCTTAACGGTCCTTTGCATGAACAACCTCGCAACCAACGAGCTACTGTAATTCGTACAAGTAATGAATTTGTGCTTTTGGAATGGCTAAAATCCACTGGACGCTTAATAGCGCGTGAACCAGTAGAATCAGATCAGCTTAATGCGGTAGAAGAAATTTCTGAGATCATAGACCTCGATGATATCCCCTATGATCATGATGATGATGAGGCAGAAATTGATTTAGAAGATTAG
- a CDS encoding class I SAM-dependent methyltransferase, with product MTKQTIGLEKNLYNYLLSVSLREPDVLTQLRQETSQLPMAQMQISPEQGQFMALLVKLIGAKKTLEVGVFTGYSSLITALALPADGKIVACDVSEEYTSIARRYWQRAGVADKIDLHIAPALETLDKLLASGEAESFDFAFIDADKGNYENYYERSLQLIRPGGLIAIDNVLWSGKVADSEVQDNQTNKIRFLNQKLHQDSRITLSLVPIADGLTLGMKN from the coding sequence ATGACAAAACAAACAATTGGTTTAGAAAAAAATCTGTATAATTATTTACTGTCTGTTTCCCTGCGAGAACCAGATGTATTAACTCAACTGCGTCAGGAAACCTCACAATTACCAATGGCTCAGATGCAGATTTCCCCAGAACAAGGTCAATTTATGGCGTTGTTGGTGAAACTGATAGGCGCAAAAAAAACTTTAGAAGTAGGTGTATTTACAGGTTATAGTTCCTTGATCACAGCTTTGGCTTTACCGGCTGATGGTAAGATTGTCGCCTGTGATGTCAGTGAAGAATATACTAGTATTGCTCGGCGTTATTGGCAACGAGCCGGGGTAGCTGATAAAATCGATTTACATATCGCTCCAGCTTTGGAAACTTTAGATAAATTGCTGGCATCTGGTGAAGCAGAAAGTTTTGATTTTGCGTTTATTGATGCTGATAAGGGGAACTATGAAAACTATTATGAGCGATCGCTCCAATTAATTCGACCCGGTGGACTAATTGCCATTGATAATGTCCTCTGGTCTGGTAAAGTCGCAGATTCCGAAGTTCAAGATAATCAAACTAATAAGATTCGCTTTTTGAATCAAAAGTTACATCAAGACTCACGAATTACTCTGAGTTTGGTTCCTATCGCTGATGGTTTGACTTTAGGAATGAAGAATTAA
- a CDS encoding type II toxin-antitoxin system VapC family toxin: MDSVLIDTHVFIWLAEADPTLPNSIKDILENTDNVFVSIASFWEISIKLKIGKLSLYSDFNTIEDSFATTRFKLLSITLKDTIQLYNLPLHHKDPFDRILVSQAINNSLVVVSRDQTLDSYSIQRLWI, encoded by the coding sequence ATGGATTCTGTGTTGATAGATACTCATGTTTTTATTTGGTTAGCAGAAGCTGATCCAACCTTGCCCAACTCTATAAAAGATATACTTGAAAATACAGATAATGTTTTTGTTAGTATTGCTAGTTTTTGGGAGATATCCATTAAATTGAAAATTGGTAAACTCTCTTTATATTCTGACTTTAATACTATCGAAGATAGTTTTGCCACAACAAGATTTAAGTTATTATCTATTACCTTAAAAGACACTATTCAACTGTATAATTTGCCTTTACATCATAAAGATCCATTTGATCGTATTTTGGTATCTCAAGCAATTAATAATTCCCTAGTTGTAGTGAGTCGTGATCAAACTCTTGATAGCTATTCCATTCAGCGTTTATGGATATGA
- the radC gene encoding DNA repair protein RadC, protein MTYCLRIADLPENERPRERLMTHGAKILATAELIAILLGTGQGPGKLSAVGLGQYILQELGKHQRDPLAALREVTPAELMAIPGVGPAKATTILAAIELGKRAFLSRPSDGTVIDSPLAAAATLSQDLMWQNQERFAVVLLDVKNKFLGTKVITIGTATETLASPRDIFREVIRHGATRTIVAHNHPSGNLEPSEADIELTKQLLAGAELLSIPLLDHLILGNGTHQSLRETTTLWDDCPQGD, encoded by the coding sequence ATGACTTATTGCCTCAGAATTGCCGACTTACCCGAAAATGAGCGTCCACGTGAGCGATTAATGACACATGGCGCAAAAATCTTAGCCACTGCTGAATTAATCGCTATTTTGCTAGGTACTGGACAAGGTCCGGGTAAACTTTCCGCAGTTGGCTTGGGGCAGTATATACTACAAGAGTTGGGCAAACATCAGCGTGACCCTTTAGCCGCTTTAAGGGAAGTTACCCCAGCTGAGTTGATGGCAATTCCCGGTGTGGGTCCCGCAAAAGCCACAACAATTCTCGCAGCAATTGAATTAGGCAAACGCGCTTTTTTATCGCGTCCCTCAGATGGAACAGTAATTGACAGTCCCCTTGCTGCGGCTGCAACGCTTAGTCAAGACTTGATGTGGCAAAATCAAGAACGTTTTGCGGTAGTGTTATTAGATGTGAAAAATAAGTTTTTAGGAACAAAGGTAATTACTATTGGAACTGCGACGGAAACTTTAGCTTCTCCCCGTGACATTTTTCGGGAAGTGATTCGTCATGGTGCAACGCGAACTATAGTAGCACATAATCACCCGTCTGGTAATTTAGAACCTAGTGAAGCTGATATAGAATTAACAAAGCAATTATTAGCAGGTGCAGAACTTTTAAGTATTCCCTTGTTAGACCATTTGATTTTAGGGAATGGTACGCATCAGAGTTTGCGAGAAACTACAACTCTCTGGGATGATTGTCCCCAGGGTGATTGA
- a CDS encoding 1-acyl-sn-glycerol-3-phosphate acyltransferase: MPKSIHSTQPPLKFIPQRHNPLIVKIASWFVPFALRVRTRPWLPAGIVNIEAKNAEVLAKLYQEFQAGKIRFLIAFRHPEVEDPLTMLYFLTRIVPKVARQKGIALQYPLHSHFMYERGMTLWAGKWLGWLFSGLGGVPVRRGRRVDRNSIQMARDLFANAKMPIAVAPEGGTNGHSGIVSPLEPGVAQLGFWCVEDLQKANREEKVFIIPIAIKYSYVNPPWEKIDWLLSKLETDSGLPVAEISLTGQKKEEILYQRFLRLAEYLISEMEEFYRRFYHRDLPEIITEEKNPVNEVLITRLHRLMDTALQISEQYFNIQPQGNFIDRCRRLEEAGWNYIYRDDIEDIQSLPPFKRGLADWVAEEADLRMQHMRIAESFVAVTANYIQENPTAERFAETALLMFDMLSRIKDSTLPGRPSLGLKQAMITVGEPIAVSERWENCQDNKQALRKGVSDLTKDLQVMLEELIK, from the coding sequence TTGCCTAAATCAATTCATTCTACTCAACCACCACTCAAATTCATTCCCCAACGCCATAACCCCCTCATAGTGAAAATTGCCTCTTGGTTTGTCCCCTTTGCGCTGCGGGTGAGAACTAGACCTTGGCTACCTGCGGGTATTGTCAATATTGAAGCCAAGAATGCTGAAGTCTTAGCTAAATTATACCAAGAATTTCAAGCCGGGAAAATCCGCTTTTTAATCGCATTTCGTCACCCAGAGGTAGAAGATCCTCTAACTATGTTATATTTTCTTACCCGCATTGTTCCCAAAGTGGCGCGTCAAAAAGGAATTGCTCTACAATATCCACTACATAGTCATTTTATGTATGAACGGGGAATGACATTATGGGCGGGAAAGTGGTTAGGATGGTTATTCTCTGGACTTGGGGGTGTACCTGTTCGTAGGGGAAGACGAGTAGACCGAAACTCTATTCAAATGGCGCGGGATTTATTTGCTAATGCAAAAATGCCTATTGCTGTTGCACCAGAAGGCGGTACAAATGGTCATAGTGGTATAGTTAGTCCTCTAGAACCAGGTGTAGCACAATTGGGTTTTTGGTGTGTGGAAGATTTACAAAAAGCCAACCGGGAAGAGAAAGTTTTTATTATTCCTATTGCCATTAAATATAGTTACGTTAATCCACCTTGGGAAAAAATAGATTGGCTGTTATCTAAATTAGAAACTGATAGCGGTTTACCCGTTGCGGAAATTAGTCTAACGGGACAGAAAAAAGAAGAAATTCTATATCAACGTTTTTTGCGTTTAGCTGAATATTTAATTTCCGAGATGGAAGAATTTTATCGCCGTTTCTATCATCGAGATTTACCGGAAATCATCACTGAAGAAAAAAACCCTGTTAATGAAGTGTTAATTACCAGATTACACCGTTTAATGGATACAGCTTTACAAATTTCAGAACAATATTTTAATATTCAGCCCCAGGGTAATTTTATTGATAGATGTCGGCGCTTAGAAGAAGCCGGTTGGAATTATATTTATCGGGATGATATCGAGGATATTCAAAGTTTACCTCCTTTCAAACGAGGCTTGGCTGATTGGGTAGCAGAAGAAGCTGATTTAAGAATGCAACACATGAGAATAGCCGAAAGTTTTGTGGCTGTAACTGCTAATTATATTCAGGAAAACCCAACTGCGGAGAGATTTGCCGAAACAGCATTATTAATGTTTGATATGTTGTCTCGGATTAAAGATTCTACTTTACCAGGAAGACCAAGTTTAGGTTTAAAACAAGCGATGATTACTGTAGGTGAGCCAATTGCTGTCAGTGAAAGATGGGAGAATTGTCAGGATAACAAACAGGCGTTGAGAAAAGGAGTGAGTGATTTGACAAAGGATTTGCAGGTAATGTTGGAGGAATTGATTAAATAA
- a CDS encoding phosphoribulokinase: MSRPIILGIVGDSAAGKTTLTRGIAQVLGPENVTLICTDDYHRYDRTQRAEIGITALHPDCNHLDIMQQHLSLLRTGQPILKPVYSHKTGTFEPPQYIKPNKFVIIEGLLGYSTRAARDAYDVKVYLAPPEPVRAAWKVKRDTQKRGYTPEQVLAELEKREPDSQQYIRPQRQWSDIVVSFYPTKEEENETNGHLNVRLVLRPSIPHPDFTQITDSGNGDSQSAVRLGLDRDMGKPVDVLEVDGHATLEQVTNIEHIMCSDMPYLKNICDREINPELGKIAGTTGETLQSYPLALTQLIITYHMLKATQIYQ; the protein is encoded by the coding sequence ATGAGCCGTCCAATTATTCTTGGAATTGTTGGTGACAGCGCTGCTGGTAAAACGACACTGACTAGAGGAATTGCTCAGGTACTTGGACCGGAGAATGTTACCCTCATATGTACAGACGATTATCATCGTTACGATCGCACACAACGAGCCGAAATTGGCATTACAGCCCTTCATCCTGACTGTAACCATTTGGATATTATGCAGCAGCATTTATCGCTGTTACGTACAGGACAGCCGATTCTCAAGCCAGTTTACAGCCACAAAACTGGGACATTTGAGCCACCACAATACATTAAACCTAATAAATTCGTAATTATTGAAGGTTTACTGGGTTATTCTACCCGTGCAGCCCGTGATGCTTATGATGTAAAAGTATATCTTGCTCCTCCCGAACCAGTTCGCGCTGCTTGGAAAGTTAAGCGGGATACACAAAAACGTGGTTATACCCCAGAACAAGTATTAGCAGAACTAGAAAAACGTGAACCAGACTCACAACAGTATATCCGTCCCCAGCGTCAATGGTCGGATATTGTCGTCAGTTTCTATCCTACAAAAGAGGAAGAAAATGAAACCAATGGTCATTTAAATGTGCGTTTGGTGTTACGTCCTTCTATTCCCCATCCAGATTTTACCCAAATTACGGACTCCGGTAATGGTGATTCTCAATCAGCCGTTCGTTTGGGACTAGATAGAGATATGGGTAAACCAGTGGATGTCTTGGAAGTTGATGGTCACGCTACCTTAGAACAGGTGACTAATATAGAGCATATTATGTGTTCGGATATGCCTTATCTCAAGAATATATGCGATCGCGAAATTAATCCAGAACTAGGTAAAATCGCGGGTACAACCGGAGAAACACTACAAAGTTATCCCCTCGCACTTACACAGTTAATCATTACTTACCATATGCTCAAAGCTACGCAGATTTATCAATAA
- a CDS encoding DUF938 domain-containing protein, protein MNTTPDKKQFAPATQRNREAILEVLLQVLPANGTVLEVASGTGEHAVFFAPSLKPRQWLPSDPNPILRDSITAWAEEFKSDNISQPLDIDVELPIWPVEKETLPELSIVAIVNINMIHISPWSACLGLMAGAGRILPPGGILYLYGPYKQNGKHTAPSNEAFDESLQLQNPEWGVRNLEDVIKAANSQNLILQKTYPMPANNLSVVFRHH, encoded by the coding sequence ATGAATACAACACCAGACAAAAAACAATTTGCACCAGCCACCCAGCGCAACCGAGAAGCCATTTTAGAGGTACTTTTACAAGTATTACCTGCCAATGGAACTGTTCTAGAAGTTGCCAGTGGTACAGGTGAACACGCTGTGTTTTTTGCACCTAGCCTCAAACCCCGACAATGGCTACCTTCTGACCCTAACCCCATATTACGCGATAGTATTACTGCTTGGGCAGAAGAATTCAAGAGTGATAATATTTCTCAACCTTTAGACATAGATGTAGAGTTACCAATTTGGCCAGTGGAGAAAGAAACATTACCTGAATTATCCATTGTCGCTATAGTTAACATTAACATGATTCATATTTCTCCTTGGTCAGCTTGTTTGGGACTCATGGCTGGTGCGGGACGGATTCTTCCCCCAGGTGGTATTCTTTATTTATATGGACCCTACAAACAAAACGGTAAACATACCGCACCGAGTAACGAGGCTTTTGACGAGTCTTTACAGCTGCAAAACCCAGAGTGGGGAGTGCGTAATTTAGAGGATGTTATCAAAGCAGCTAACTCGCAGAATTTAATTTTGCAGAAAACTTATCCAATGCCAGCAAATAACCTGTCAGTCGTGTTTCGTCATCATTAA
- a CDS encoding DUF2281 domain-containing protein, which translates to MSTETALLKIVENLPNSLKIELLHYAEYLITKSSTLQQAEEKKQVEDVTVKKPLSGSMKGTFVLPLAEDFDDPLEEFQEYI; encoded by the coding sequence ATGAGTACCGAAACAGCCTTATTAAAAATCGTAGAAAATCTACCCAATTCTCTCAAAATTGAACTTTTACATTATGCCGAATATTTAATCACTAAATCTTCAACACTTCAACAAGCAGAAGAAAAAAAGCAAGTCGAAGATGTAACCGTTAAAAAACCGTTGTCAGGTTCAATGAAAGGAACTTTTGTGTTACCTTTGGCAGAAGATTTTGATGATCCTTTAGAAGAATTTCAGGAATATATATAA
- a CDS encoding ferrochelatase has product MVATPEKLQHTHEHLPNQDRVAVLLMGYGEVESYEDFANYNEQALNLLTAKFAPVPTWIYPPLAKLLALFDRHEWGHTHHDFISPHNAIFEKQRAGIEHELQHKWGGGVQVFKAFNFCAPFLPNQVLAEIKNQGFSKILIYPLLVVDSIFTSGIAIEQVNNALVELADGEEHWVKAMRYIPSFYNEPGYIKLMAQLVEEKINADVAAAYLPSQIGIVLMNHGCPHKAKGFTSGIDESQALYELVRNELINRYPLISVGWLNHDTPLIEWTQPTATQAAKNLIQLGAKVIVFMPIGFATENHETLLDVHHIIHDLEKQHSDVDYLQMACVNDNPQFLDIAAEWANAHIAELMQAEEMVVNRELAITHHHHHH; this is encoded by the coding sequence GTGGTTGCAACCCCCGAAAAACTGCAACATACTCACGAGCATCTACCTAACCAAGACCGCGTAGCAGTATTGCTCATGGGTTATGGCGAAGTCGAAAGCTACGAAGATTTTGCCAATTATAACGAACAAGCTTTAAATCTACTGACTGCGAAATTCGCACCTGTTCCTACTTGGATTTATCCCCCTTTAGCAAAGCTTCTAGCTTTATTTGACCGTCATGAATGGGGACACACACACCACGATTTTATCTCCCCACACAATGCCATCTTTGAAAAGCAAAGGGCTGGTATTGAACACGAATTACAACACAAATGGGGTGGTGGTGTTCAAGTTTTCAAAGCTTTTAACTTTTGCGCTCCTTTTTTGCCAAATCAAGTTTTAGCAGAAATTAAAAATCAAGGCTTTAGCAAAATCTTGATTTATCCACTTTTGGTTGTAGATTCCATTTTCACCAGTGGTATTGCTATTGAGCAAGTTAATAATGCTCTTGTAGAATTAGCTGATGGTGAAGAACATTGGGTTAAGGCTATGCGCTATATTCCTTCGTTCTACAATGAACCAGGATATATCAAATTGATGGCGCAGTTGGTGGAAGAAAAAATTAATGCTGACGTAGCCGCAGCTTATTTACCTTCCCAAATCGGTATTGTGCTGATGAATCACGGTTGTCCCCACAAAGCCAAGGGATTTACTTCGGGAATTGATGAAAGTCAAGCGCTTTACGAATTAGTCAGAAATGAGTTAATTAACCGTTATCCTTTAATTTCTGTGGGTTGGCTCAACCACGATACACCCCTAATTGAATGGACACAGCCAACTGCTACCCAAGCTGCTAAAAACCTAATTCAATTGGGTGCAAAAGTGATAGTCTTTATGCCTATTGGTTTTGCAACAGAAAACCATGAAACTCTTTTGGATGTTCACCACATTATCCATGATTTAGAGAAACAGCATTCTGATGTTGATTATTTACAAATGGCTTGTGTAAATGACAATCCGCAATTCTTAGATATTGCTGCTGAATGGGCAAATGCTCATATTGCAGAATTAATGCAAGCTGAAGAAATGGTAGTTAATCGGGAGTTAGCGATAACTCACCATCATCATCACCATTAG
- the leuC gene encoding 3-isopropylmalate dehydratase large subunit produces MSKGTLFDKVWDLHTVGTLPSGLTQLFIGLHLIHEVTSPQAFAMLKERDLKVLFPQRTIATVDHIVPTENQARPFVDSMAEEMIQALEKSCQENDITFYNIGSGNQGIVHVIAPELGLTQPGMTIACGDSHTSSHGAFGAIAFGIGTSQVRDVLASQTLSLSKLKVRKIEVNGNLKPGVYAKDVILHIIRTLGVKGGVGYAYEFAGTTFAQMNMEERMTVCNMAIEGGARCGYVNPDQITYDYLQNRDFAPKGAHWEKAVNWWESLSSNADAEYDNIVIFNAEDIPPTVTWGITPGQGIGVDEKVPTAGELLEEDRFIAEEAYRYMDLYPGQPIQGTKIDVCFIGSCTNGRISDLREAAKIAQGRQVAKGIKAFVVPGSERVKKEAEAEGLDKIFQAAGFEWREPGCSMCLAMNPDKLQGRQISASSSNRNFKGRQGSSSGRTLLMSPAMVATAAIKGEIADVRDLL; encoded by the coding sequence ATGAGCAAGGGAACCCTATTTGATAAAGTTTGGGACTTACACACCGTTGGGACACTTCCATCAGGACTAACACAACTATTTATTGGACTACATCTTATTCATGAAGTTACCAGTCCCCAAGCCTTTGCTATGCTCAAGGAGCGGGATTTAAAAGTATTATTCCCACAACGGACAATAGCCACAGTTGATCATATCGTCCCCACAGAAAACCAAGCCCGTCCCTTCGTGGATAGCATGGCCGAAGAAATGATTCAGGCATTAGAAAAGAGTTGTCAAGAAAATGACATAACTTTTTACAATATTGGTTCAGGTAATCAAGGTATAGTACACGTCATCGCCCCCGAACTGGGACTCACCCAACCGGGAATGACCATTGCTTGTGGAGACAGTCATACATCAAGTCATGGTGCATTTGGAGCGATCGCATTTGGTATCGGTACAAGCCAAGTTAGAGACGTTCTCGCCTCCCAAACCCTATCATTATCAAAACTCAAAGTTCGCAAAATCGAAGTTAACGGTAATTTAAAACCCGGAGTTTACGCCAAAGACGTAATATTACATATCATCCGTACCCTCGGCGTAAAAGGTGGCGTAGGCTACGCTTACGAATTTGCTGGTACAACCTTTGCCCAGATGAACATGGAAGAACGGATGACCGTTTGTAACATGGCTATCGAAGGCGGTGCAAGATGTGGATACGTCAACCCTGACCAAATTACCTACGACTATCTGCAAAATAGAGACTTCGCTCCCAAAGGTGCACATTGGGAAAAAGCCGTGAATTGGTGGGAATCCCTAAGTAGTAACGCTGATGCCGAATATGACAATATTGTAATATTTAATGCCGAAGATATTCCCCCCACAGTCACATGGGGAATTACACCAGGTCAAGGAATAGGCGTAGATGAAAAAGTACCCACAGCCGGCGAACTCCTAGAAGAAGACCGCTTCATCGCCGAAGAAGCATATCGCTACATGGACTTATATCCAGGTCAACCCATCCAAGGCACAAAAATAGATGTTTGCTTCATAGGAAGCTGCACCAACGGACGTATCAGCGACTTAAGAGAAGCCGCCAAAATCGCCCAAGGTCGCCAAGTAGCTAAAGGTATAAAAGCGTTTGTAGTTCCCGGTTCAGAAAGAGTCAAAAAAGAAGCCGAAGCCGAAGGACTAGATAAAATCTTCCAAGCAGCCGGCTTCGAGTGGAGAGAACCAGGATGTTCCATGTGTTTAGCCATGAACCCCGACAAACTCCAAGGAAGACAAATCAGCGCCTCCTCCTCCAACCGCAACTTCAAAGGCAGACAAGGATCATCCTCCGGTCGTACCCTACTCATGAGTCCCGCAATGGTAGCCACAGCAGCCATAAAAGGCGAAATCGCCGACGTGCGCGACTTGCTGTAA
- the leuD gene encoding 3-isopropylmalate dehydratase small subunit, translated as MVSEVKQISGNAVPLIGNDIDTDRIIPARYLKAITFDGLGEGVFVDDRKALNGEHPFDQNQYQGANILIVNRNFGCGSSREHAPQALAKWGIKALIGESFAEIFFGNCVAMGIPCVTAPSETVKQLQELVTANPQASTTIDLEKLQVQIGDFTAPVVLSEGTRSTFISGTWDACGQLVANAEQVKAIAAKLPYIGWEILAAS; from the coding sequence ATGGTAAGTGAAGTAAAACAAATATCCGGTAACGCCGTTCCCCTTATCGGTAACGACATCGATACCGACAGAATTATACCCGCCCGCTACTTAAAAGCCATCACCTTTGACGGCTTAGGAGAAGGCGTGTTTGTTGATGACAGAAAAGCCTTAAATGGTGAACACCCATTTGATCAAAACCAATATCAAGGCGCAAACATCCTCATAGTTAACCGTAATTTTGGCTGTGGTTCATCAAGAGAACACGCACCCCAAGCCCTAGCAAAATGGGGAATTAAAGCCCTGATTGGTGAAAGCTTCGCCGAAATTTTCTTTGGTAACTGCGTTGCAATGGGCATACCATGCGTAACTGCACCCAGCGAAACAGTCAAACAACTCCAAGAATTAGTCACCGCTAATCCCCAAGCATCCACTACCATAGATTTGGAAAAATTGCAAGTACAAATTGGTGATTTTACCGCCCCAGTTGTCCTTAGTGAAGGAACGAGAAGCACCTTTATTTCGGGAACTTGGGACGCTTGCGGACAGTTAGTCGCAAATGCAGAACAGGTGAAAGCAATAGCCGCAAAATTGCCTTACATTGGTTGGGAGATATTAGCAGCGAGTTAG
- a CDS encoding rhodanese-related sulfurtransferase — protein sequence MHQKNIVVVAALYKFISLPNFAEMQEPLLSFCQEQGIKGTILLAQEGINGTIAGSRQAIDAVLNFLRSDTRFTDLEHKESYTETPPFERMKVRLKPEIVTLGIPEIDPNEKVGIYVSPQEWNDLISNPEVTVIDTRNDYEVSMGTFKRAENPQTQIFREFPEYVNEQLDPSKHKQVALFCTGGIRCEKASSYLLSQGFEKVYHLKGGILKYLAEIPAEESLWEGECFVFDERIAVRHGLEAGSYELCFCCGHPIAEEDKTSPKYEEGISCPHCFDNLTEDKRKRQQQKWKQHSQHIISD from the coding sequence ATGCACCAAAAAAATATTGTAGTTGTAGCTGCACTGTATAAATTCATTAGTTTACCGAATTTTGCCGAAATGCAAGAACCCTTGCTATCTTTTTGTCAGGAACAAGGAATCAAAGGCACAATTTTACTAGCTCAAGAAGGGATTAATGGTACAATTGCCGGTTCCCGTCAAGCAATTGATGCAGTTCTTAACTTTCTCCGTAGTGATACTCGGTTCACAGATTTAGAACACAAAGAATCATACACAGAAACGCCACCTTTTGAAAGAATGAAAGTGCGGTTAAAACCGGAAATTGTGACTTTGGGAATACCGGAAATTGATCCCAATGAAAAAGTGGGAATTTATGTCAGTCCTCAAGAATGGAATGATTTGATTTCTAACCCAGAAGTCACAGTAATCGATACCCGGAACGATTATGAAGTCAGCATGGGTACATTCAAAAGGGCTGAAAATCCGCAAACCCAGATATTCCGAGAATTTCCAGAATATGTAAACGAACAACTTGACCCCAGCAAACATAAACAAGTGGCTTTATTTTGTACTGGTGGTATTCGTTGTGAAAAAGCCTCATCTTACCTACTTTCTCAAGGCTTCGAGAAAGTATATCACCTTAAAGGCGGCATTCTCAAATATTTAGCAGAAATCCCTGCCGAAGAAAGTTTATGGGAAGGAGAATGTTTTGTATTTGATGAACGAATCGCAGTCCGTCACGGATTAGAAGCAGGCAGTTATGAGTTATGCTTTTGCTGTGGACATCCCATTGCAGAAGAAGATAAAACCTCACCTAAATACGAAGAAGGAATTTCCTGTCCGCACTGTTTTGATAATTTAACCGAAGACAAAAGAAAGAGACAACAGCAAAAATGGAAACAGCATAGCCAGCATATCATATCCGATTGA